In one Kamptonema formosum PCC 6407 genomic region, the following are encoded:
- a CDS encoding plasmid mobilization protein, with protein MKNLPKVRPKERLSNHIHIRLTDSDYSEIQTLAHQVNLSMSDFMRRAALRRTMPHPLSVFDLKAYQVLCQINAQLKIAGNNLNQMKKACNSALVLGEPVIVNRGLLENVQQLIRENQTAIKTIVANLTKSTVR; from the coding sequence ATGAAAAATTTACCGAAAGTCAGACCCAAAGAACGGCTATCAAACCATATCCACATCCGCTTGACTGACTCCGATTACAGCGAAATTCAAACACTAGCTCACCAAGTAAACTTGAGTATGAGCGACTTCATGCGTCGTGCAGCTTTGAGGAGAACTATGCCACACCCTCTATCTGTATTTGATTTGAAAGCCTATCAAGTTTTATGCCAAATTAATGCTCAACTTAAAATTGCCGGAAACAACCTCAATCAGATGAAAAAAGCTTGCAATAGTGCTCTGGTATTGGGAGAACCCGTTATTGTTAATAGAGGACTCTTAGAAAATGTACAGCAACTTATTCGAGAGAACCAAACTGCAATTAAAACAATAGTTGCCAACCTCACCAAATCTACAGTCCGCTAA
- a CDS encoding FdhF/YdeP family oxidoreductase, whose product MNTDPQPKPLFSETNQNTPEIGGGLPVIEYWAEHTLSPEGPPLWKTLFHHSACLSCSWGTGGQKGGFTNEEGEKLQRCMKSVEAISAEIKPAIREEFFDTHSIAQLQRLTSMEADRLGRWSFPVIHRAGSDRYERISWEEIYAIATAAFQKPPERVASYSSGRGSNEAAFLLQLMLRTLGSNNLADCSDLCHAPSTTALKEMFGTNTSIVSLESLKQADCVVLAGANSSYNHPRLMNELIKLRDRGGRVIVINPVMEIGLVKFGSPAFPIKSLIPGSDIASLYLQPIPGSDVALFVGIQKALMEQGYVDRAFLQAHTEGWQAVLEQARSLDWDTLTATCGVSQSEIETAAQIIGTSKRVVFGWAMGITQHTNGVDNVYSIANTALISGQIAKMGAGVMPVRGHSNVQGFGSMGVTVKLKEEIKLALEQLLGRSLNLPKGYHTRDLIEAAVAGKVDSLLCVGGNLYSANPDSAQAKRALGNIDTIIYLATKPNIGHFNGLAKTNTIVIPVLNRFENPHKTTVESGNNFVRLNDEGTTHLKDADLISEVEFLTELAHRLLGEYPVEWRKLQDTRYVRQLIARTIPGYEKIGAIDDTKEEFTISGRIVTEPHFKTPSGKAKMFTTPLPTLTLPDVSEFGMEEPANSLVLALMTGRSYSQHNTVVYKIGDKYRGMPHRHCILMNRLDAEKIGLAEHDRVTVQGDADKLDNIEVIYGAVRSGAALMFYPEVNVIFKAKTETRSGTPAYKRVPVLVYHKERSPKTAQL is encoded by the coding sequence ATGAATACCGACCCTCAACCCAAACCACTTTTTTCTGAAACGAATCAGAATACACCAGAAATAGGGGGAGGGTTGCCCGTCATTGAATACTGGGCAGAGCATACGTTATCACCAGAAGGGCCCCCGCTGTGGAAAACTTTATTCCACCACAGTGCTTGCCTGTCATGTTCCTGGGGCACTGGCGGACAAAAGGGAGGGTTTACGAACGAAGAAGGCGAAAAACTGCAACGCTGCATGAAAAGCGTTGAGGCAATTTCAGCCGAGATTAAACCGGCCATTCGAGAAGAATTCTTCGATACTCACTCGATCGCCCAATTACAACGGTTAACTTCTATGGAAGCGGATCGCCTGGGACGGTGGAGTTTTCCAGTGATTCATCGAGCAGGTAGCGATCGCTACGAGCGGATTTCCTGGGAGGAAATCTATGCAATTGCTACGGCTGCGTTCCAAAAACCACCAGAACGAGTCGCCTCTTACAGTTCTGGGCGTGGCTCCAACGAAGCTGCGTTTCTGCTCCAATTGATGTTGCGAACATTGGGATCAAATAACTTGGCGGATTGTTCGGATCTATGCCATGCACCTTCCACCACCGCACTGAAGGAGATGTTTGGTACTAATACCTCGATTGTTAGTCTGGAGAGCCTGAAGCAGGCAGATTGTGTTGTATTAGCGGGAGCCAATTCCTCCTATAATCATCCTCGTTTAATGAATGAGTTGATTAAACTGCGCGATCGCGGCGGCAGGGTGATTGTAATTAATCCCGTGATGGAAATTGGCTTGGTCAAATTTGGCTCTCCCGCCTTCCCCATTAAATCTCTGATTCCCGGTTCAGACATTGCTTCGCTCTATCTTCAGCCGATTCCTGGTAGTGATGTTGCATTATTTGTCGGCATTCAGAAAGCACTGATGGAACAGGGGTATGTAGATCGGGCTTTCCTGCAAGCGCACACTGAAGGCTGGCAAGCTGTATTGGAACAAGCGCGATCGCTCGACTGGGACACCCTGACTGCAACTTGCGGCGTTTCCCAATCGGAAATTGAAACCGCTGCCCAGATAATTGGCACATCTAAAAGGGTTGTCTTTGGATGGGCGATGGGCATTACGCAACACACCAATGGGGTTGATAACGTTTACAGCATTGCCAATACCGCCCTAATCAGTGGACAGATCGCCAAAATGGGAGCCGGAGTGATGCCAGTGCGGGGACATTCCAACGTGCAGGGCTTTGGCTCGATGGGTGTGACGGTGAAGCTCAAAGAAGAGATCAAGCTAGCATTAGAGCAGTTGTTGGGGCGATCGCTCAATTTACCGAAAGGCTACCACACCCGTGACCTGATCGAAGCGGCAGTTGCCGGGAAAGTCGATAGTTTGCTCTGTGTGGGTGGCAATCTCTATAGTGCCAATCCCGATTCAGCACAGGCGAAACGAGCGTTGGGCAATATTGACACCATTATCTATCTCGCGACCAAACCCAACATTGGACACTTTAATGGACTGGCAAAAACCAATACGATCGTCATTCCCGTCCTCAATCGATTTGAAAACCCACACAAAACGACGGTGGAATCGGGTAATAACTTTGTGCGGCTCAATGATGAAGGCACAACCCACTTGAAAGATGCCGATTTGATTTCAGAAGTTGAATTTCTGACAGAATTGGCTCATCGGTTGCTAGGTGAGTATCCCGTCGAGTGGCGCAAACTACAGGATACTCGCTACGTGCGGCAGTTGATTGCCAGAACTATTCCTGGTTACGAAAAGATTGGGGCGATCGATGATACGAAAGAAGAGTTTACTATCTCTGGACGCATTGTCACCGAACCCCACTTCAAAACGCCATCGGGCAAGGCGAAAATGTTTACGACTCCGTTGCCAACACTGACTTTACCAGATGTTAGCGAGTTTGGTATGGAAGAACCTGCCAATAGTCTGGTTCTAGCATTGATGACCGGACGCAGCTATTCTCAACACAATACGGTGGTTTACAAAATTGGTGACAAGTATCGAGGGATGCCGCACCGTCACTGCATTTTAATGAATCGTCTGGATGCCGAGAAAATTGGGTTAGCAGAACACGATCGCGTTACTGTACAGGGTGATGCTGACAAACTCGACAATATCGAAGTGATTTACGGTGCTGTGCGGTCAGGTGCAGCGTTGATGTTCTATCCCGAAGTGAATGTCATTTTTAAGGCAAAAACAGAAACACGCTCTGGTACGCCTGCTTACAAACGGGTACCTGTGCTGGTTTATCACAAGGAGCGATCGCCCAAAACAGCCCAATTGTGA